The genome window TTGAGAAGTGTTTTTTTGCGTTTATTTAACAGCCATCTGAGTTCAACACATACTATGACATAGAAGCTGTCTACAATTGTTTGAAGAGCGAATATGGAATTAAGCAAGAGGATGTGATTCTATATGGCCAATCCGTCGGTAGTGGGCCTACATTACACTTGGCATCTCGTTTACAGAGGCTGAAAGCTGTTATTCTTCATAGCGCTATACTTTCTGGAATACGAGTTTTATATCCTGTCAAGATGACATTCTGGTTCGACATATTTAAAGTAAGTAAATTTTTTAATGCTCATCTCTTATTCTTGAAGTTTGAAGcgttattttgttttgaaatgctcaatttttcttttcagaaTATAGACAAAATACGGCAAGTCAACTGCCCGGTTTTAGTTATCCATGTAAGAACATCTCTGATCTCACTCCTGTCTTTCTTTCTGCGAAATGGTTTCCTTCCTAACCTCTTGATATTGTGATGAATGTTTCTAATGCATTGAACTTCAAATACAAACATTCTTAATGAACCACACATGTTGGAATATGTTTCGAGCATAGCTTTGAGACCCTGCATCTCTGTGTTCTGTTGGTTTTCTTTTCACTTACCAATAAAAACGACGACATGTTAGGGTTTTAACATAGTGTGGCTTTTATGACGCTCCACTTCTAAAATAGGTATTAATAAGTGTTTGATTGTTTTTAAAGCAGTTGAAACTGTTTTTGTGTGCTCCATATCTCAGTCCTATATTTAGTAAACAATTATGGCGTCAATGATTTATGATCGAAGTTCCATGTTAATGACTAAGTGGGCAGTGTATAAAGAATAGAAGTATAGGATAGAACACGAGCTTGAGTTAAGAACGGTTGTGGATACATTATTATGAAAGAACGTATAAATCAATGATTCAATTTGCCTAGTTCCTTGCAATGTTAATTTTTCGTTTTGTCTTGATATTTCCTTAGATAATCTTCAATGTCCTTATCATTGCTACATGAAAGCCTTTTTACGTTTCGGGTCATCCTTGTAGCTATACATGATTCTGAAAAGAGCCACTTGCAGGGTACAGCCGATGACATTGTTGACTTCTCCCATGGCAAGCGCTTGTGGGAGCTCTCGAAAGAGAAGTATGATCCGCTGTGGGTGCAGGGGGGAGGGCATTGTAACTTGGAGACATATCCAGAGTACATTAGGCACTTGCGCAAATTTGTAAACGCGATGGAAAAACACTCCTTCTCGAACCAAAGTAAACCACAACTTACTCATGCCCCGAGCATAACGGAATCCAAGAACAATAGATGCTTGAGATTCGGGAAaagatgaaaaaatataaagaaagtCGCACTTCTTTTTGGATCGGACCATCACTTCAAAAGGTACGCTTCACTGCATCAAATCTCGAGTTGCCACTAAATGAGCTAACGCGAGTTAGATATCAGCTTCACTCTGGATCTTGCCTCGTGCAAATAGTTTGTGGTGAAGGATGGCGTTTTACTACAGAGAACCTTTCCGATTAGGCTTGATCTAACTCGGTGTGAAACTAGGAATGCCAAGAGTTATGTCGAGATCTTTCATCACTGACAGTAGGTATGCGATGGTTTCTGTCAATAACttcattgattttcttttttcttggtcatgtatgtatttttcatttctcaaCTCCCCTCCACCCCCCTCTCTCTATCTGATTTGGAAGCacaatttgttatttatataaattcattgcatgcaaGTAGCCAGCAATCTGCTTGTTTCTTGATTCTGAAAGTTCTGAATTTTTACTACTCAGACTGGGTTGATACTAGTTAGAATTGCTATTAAGCTGATGCTGCAGAACCACTAGTTGCAGTTATAATATCTGTtcaggaaaaataaattaat of Ipomoea triloba cultivar NCNSP0323 chromosome 3, ASM357664v1 contains these proteins:
- the LOC116011670 gene encoding alpha/beta hydrolase domain-containing protein 17B-like isoform X2, encoding MGNVTSNVAAKFAFFPPDPPTYDVFRDEDGRLCFTGVTADKNVDVHLLDTKGGNKIVATFWKHPFARFTLLYSHGNAADLGQMQALFLELRAHLRVNIMSYDYSGYGGSSGKPSEFNTYYDIEAVYNCLKSEYGIKQEDVILYGQSVGSGPTLHLASRLQRLKAVILHSAILSGIRVLYPVKMTFWFDIFKNIDKIRQVNCPVLVIHGTADDIVDFSHGKRLWELSKEKYDPLWVQGGGHCNLETYPEYIRHLRKFVNAMEKHSFSNQSKPQLTHAPSITESKNNRCLRFGKR